The DNA sequence GTACCCTGATCGGCGCCGTGGTCGGGATCGTCGCCGCGCTGAACGTCAGCGCGGTGATCGCCGGCATCGAGAAACTGATCGGGCACAAGTTCCTCAATGCCGACGTGTACTTCATCGATTACCTGCCGTCGCAGATCCAGGCCCAGGACGTGTACATGGTCTGTGCTGCGGCGCTGGTCCTGAGTTTCTTCGCCACCCTGTACCCGGCCTGGCGTGCGGCCCGCACCCAGCCTGCAGAGGCGCTACGTTATGAGTGAGTCGCGCATGAGTGATAAAGCCGTTCTGAGTTGCCGCAACCTGGGCAAGTCCTACGACGAGGGCCCGGAGTCGGTGCAGGTACTGTCCGGGCTCAACCTCGAGCTGCACGCCGGTGAGCGCGTGGCCATCGTCGGCAGTTCGGGCTCCGGCAAGAGTACCTTGCTCAACCTGCTGGGCGGCCTCGACCGGCCGACCCAGGGCAGCGTCTGGCTGGCCGGCGAGGAGCTGTCGGCGCTGGGCGAGCGGGCGCGCGGCCTGCTGCGCAACCGGGAGCTGGGCTTTGTCTACCAGTTCCACCACCTGCTGCCGGAATTCACCGCCATCGAAAACGTGTGCATGCCGTTGCTGATCGGCCGCACACCGATCCCCGAGGCCCGTGAGCGTGCCGAGGCGCTGCTCAAGCGGGTCGGCCTGGCCCACCGCTACAACCACAAGCCGGCCGAGCTGTCCGGCGGCGAGCGCCAGCGGGTGGCGATTGCCCGGGCGCTGGTCAACCGCCCCGGCCTGGTGATGCTCGACGAGCCGACCGGCAACCTCGACCACCACACCGCGCAGGGCATCCAGGAATTGATGCAGGAACTCTCCAGTGCCTCGCGCACCGCGTTCCTGGTGGTGACCCACGACCTCAACCTGGCACGCCAGATGGACCGCGTGCTGAAGCTCGACGACGGTCACCTGGTGGCGATCTGATCGACTGCACGGGGTGGCTGCGCTGCCCCGTTTTCCTGTTTTCATTGGGTGTTTCCGTACATGTTCAGACCCTTGCCCATCTTCATTGGCGCGCGCTACACCCGAGCCAAGCGCCGCAACCACTTCATCTCGTTCATCTCGATGACCTCGATGATCGGCCTGTCGCTGGGCGTACTGGCGATGATCGTGGTGCTGTCGGTGATGAACGGTTTCCAGCGCGAAATGAGCTCGCGCATTCTCGGCCTGGTACCGCACGCCGCCATCCTCGGCACGCAGCCACTGGATGACTGGCACAAGGTGGCCGATGCGGCCTTGCAGGACCCGGCAGTGATGGCGGCAGCGCCGATTACCGAAATGGAAGGCATGCTGTCGTACAAGGGGGCGATGCAGCCGATCCAGGTCGGCGGCATCGACCCGGCCGAGGAGGGCAAGGTCTCGATCGTCGGTCAGCACATCGTCCAGGGCCGCCTGCAGGACCTGCAGCCGGGCGAGTTCGGTGTGGTCATCGGCGAGCTGACCGCACGCCGCTTCCGCCTCAACACCGGTGACAAGCTGACCCTGATCGTGCCGGAAATCAGCAAGGAACCCGGCGGTATCACCCCGCGCATGCAGCGCCTGACCGTGGTCGGTATCTTCAAGGTGGGTGCCGAGCTGGACGGCTCGCAGGCCTACATCCATGTGGCCGATGCCGGCGCCATGCAGCGCTGGGCGCCGGGCCAGGTGCAGGGCGTGCGCCTGAAGCTGCACGACCTGTATGCCGCGCCGCAGGTGTCCAAGGCCATCGCTGCCAGGCTGGGCGATGCCTACCGTGCCGATGACTGGTCGCATACCCAGGGCAGCCTGTTCAGCGCCATGAAGATGGAAAAAACCATGATCGGCCTGCTGTTGATGATGATCATCGCGGTGGCCGCGTTCAACATCATCGCCACCCTGGTGATGGTGGTGAACGACAAGGGCCCCGACATCGCCATCCTGCGCACCCTTGGTGCCACGCCGGCGCAGATCATGGGCACGTTCATGGTCCAGGGCAGCCTGATCGGCATCGTCGGTACGCTGATTGGCGGCGTGCTGGGGGTGATTGCAGCGTTCAATGTCAGCCAGATCGTCGGCTGGCTGGAGCGGGTGAGCGGGCAGCACATCTTTACTTCGGATGTGTACTTCATCAGCAGCCTGCCTTCGCAGTTGCAATGGGGCGATGTAGCGATCATCTGCACGGCCGGGTTGGTGATGAGCTTCCTGGCGACCATCTACCCGGCTTATCGGGCATCGCAGGTGCAGCCGGCGATTGGCCTGGCTGTCTGATGTCTACTTGAGATTTTGCGGGCGCTTTGCGCCCCATCGCGACACAAGGCCGCTGCTACAAGGGTTTGAGCTCAACCTGATCGCTGTCCCCTGTAGGAGCGGCCTTGTGTCGCGATGGGCTGCAAAGCAGCCCCCGGTTCACCGATCTTCGGTAAACTCGATCACGAACCGCGTCCAGCCATCCACACACTCTGCCCGAATGCGCCCGCCATGAGCCTGCACGATCGACCGGGTAATCGCCAGCCCCAACCCCGCATGCTCGCTAGTGCCTTCGCGCCGCGCCGGGTCCACCCGATAGAAACGGTCGAACAGGCGCGGTAATGCGGCCGGGTCGATGGTCCCTCCGGTATTTGCCACGCACAGCGTCGGCCCAGGCGCCAGCGTCACCTGTATCTGCCCTCCCGCAGGGGTAAAGCGCAAGGCATTGTCCAGCAGGTTGGACAGCGCTCGGCGCAGCATGTGCCGGTCGCCCTGCAGGCAGGCCTCACCCTCGCGCGACAGCTGTACGTTGCTGTCCTCGGCCAATGGGGTGTAGTACTCCAGCAGCGCATCCACTTCCTCATGCAGCGCCAGCGGCGCTCGCCCCGGTACCAGCAGGCCATGGTCGGCCTTGGCCAGGAACAGCATGTCGTTGATCATCTGCGCCATCCGCTGCAGTTCTTCCAGGTTGCCATGCAGGGCCTCGCGGTACTCCTCGAGGCTGCGCGGGCGGGTGAGGGTGACCTGGGTATGGGTCAGCAGGTTGGACAGCGGTGTGCGCAGCTCGTGGGCGATGTCGGCAGAGAATGCCGACAGGCGCTGGAAGGCATCGTCCAGACGCTGCAGCATGGCGTTCATGGCGGTGGCGAGCTCGGCCAGCTCTTCGGGCATCTGCGCCACCGGCAGGCGGGTGGTCAACGAACGTGCCGACACGCTGGCGGCCACCTGGCCCATCTGCCGCAACGGGCGCAGCCCGCGGCGTGCGGCCCAGGCACCGAGCAGCGCGGTGGCCAGCGCCGACAGGCCGACGGTCAACCAGATCAGGCGCTGCATGCCCTGCAGGAAGTGCTGGTGGTGGGTGATATCGAGGTACAGGGCCAGTTGCGGCGACTGCGCGGCGTCTTGTACCAGGTACACGGCTAGGCTGCGGTAGTCCGTGCCTTGCTCATGCAAGGTCGCCAGCCCACCGGGCAGCGGTGCCTGGGGCAGGCCCGTGCGGCTTTCGAACCAGGTGGCACCGTCGCTGCCACTGATGCGCAGGGCCAGGTCGGCCTGGTGGCCGAGTTCATCGCGCAGCGCTGGCAGGCGCGCCTGCAGTTCGGCCGCGCTACTGAGGCCGGCCAGCTGGGAACGGAACAGCGACAGGCGCGAGTCGAGCAGTTGCTGGTCCAGTTCGACGAAGTGCTGCGCACTGGCCCGGCTGAATATCAGGCCTGCGCCGAGCGAGACGGCGGCAGTGCAGGCGGCGAACAGCAGGGCCAGGCGGCTGCCAA is a window from the Pseudomonas anuradhapurensis genome containing:
- the lolD gene encoding lipoprotein-releasing ABC transporter ATP-binding protein LolD, producing MSDKAVLSCRNLGKSYDEGPESVQVLSGLNLELHAGERVAIVGSSGSGKSTLLNLLGGLDRPTQGSVWLAGEELSALGERARGLLRNRELGFVYQFHHLLPEFTAIENVCMPLLIGRTPIPEARERAEALLKRVGLAHRYNHKPAELSGGERQRVAIARALVNRPGLVMLDEPTGNLDHHTAQGIQELMQELSSASRTAFLVVTHDLNLARQMDRVLKLDDGHLVAI
- a CDS encoding lipoprotein-releasing ABC transporter permease subunit, which translates into the protein MFRPLPIFIGARYTRAKRRNHFISFISMTSMIGLSLGVLAMIVVLSVMNGFQREMSSRILGLVPHAAILGTQPLDDWHKVADAALQDPAVMAAAPITEMEGMLSYKGAMQPIQVGGIDPAEEGKVSIVGQHIVQGRLQDLQPGEFGVVIGELTARRFRLNTGDKLTLIVPEISKEPGGITPRMQRLTVVGIFKVGAELDGSQAYIHVADAGAMQRWAPGQVQGVRLKLHDLYAAPQVSKAIAARLGDAYRADDWSHTQGSLFSAMKMEKTMIGLLLMMIIAVAAFNIIATLVMVVNDKGPDIAILRTLGATPAQIMGTFMVQGSLIGIVGTLIGGVLGVIAAFNVSQIVGWLERVSGQHIFTSDVYFISSLPSQLQWGDVAIICTAGLVMSFLATIYPAYRASQVQPAIGLAV
- a CDS encoding heavy metal sensor histidine kinase, which gives rise to MMRRVSLGSRLALLFAACTAAVSLGAGLIFSRASAQHFVELDQQLLDSRLSLFRSQLAGLSSAAELQARLPALRDELGHQADLALRISGSDGATWFESRTGLPQAPLPGGLATLHEQGTDYRSLAVYLVQDAAQSPQLALYLDITHHQHFLQGMQRLIWLTVGLSALATALLGAWAARRGLRPLRQMGQVAASVSARSLTTRLPVAQMPEELAELATAMNAMLQRLDDAFQRLSAFSADIAHELRTPLSNLLTHTQVTLTRPRSLEEYREALHGNLEELQRMAQMINDMLFLAKADHGLLVPGRAPLALHEEVDALLEYYTPLAEDSNVQLSREGEACLQGDRHMLRRALSNLLDNALRFTPAGGQIQVTLAPGPTLCVANTGGTIDPAALPRLFDRFYRVDPARREGTSEHAGLGLAITRSIVQAHGGRIRAECVDGWTRFVIEFTEDR